A single window of Nicotiana sylvestris chromosome 3, ASM39365v2, whole genome shotgun sequence DNA harbors:
- the LOC138888389 gene encoding uncharacterized protein: MISLSYDCTKHKEYAKHIEQQRLVQFLMGLNETYAQARSQVLLTVPVPTLNHAYNMIMQDESQRVQSNMISQVAPPLQQLDLNDPTTLASIQSNRFRKSNGNNGNSRGSRGPIANNVSCVEKSEGTSSIGSSSGPSSMPFFTPEQYHQLLKLIDKEPTISDARVNMAGIADFLNACFSVGSKTNYWDLYSGKVRRIGKEKDELYILQPAKIPSPVKVPETSSTPAFKSFIPSTIPVSTTPVPKSSSVSSNSCIHSFIWHQRFGHAPIAVLQKIPSLKNHLLNKDTLNCTVCPLARLPSSVFFGKSPYEVFHGHLPILDIIRVFRYLCYATTLNNTDKFSQRSRPAIFMGYSTSQKGYMLYNISTGTFFVSRDVSFMETVFPSKYPKSTFLHTLSSGSIPTFPTSVTASTYDDSFPALSPSIPAPDPPSPSCDYPLSQYLSSPSTFFPTSFPIHSFPFTSPISSLAPTSSPVRPTPFATLSSALHYQNFPPLSTTPVIKIWQTIKTSLMAYRLCSSSQTFILHTLIHH; encoded by the exons ATGATATCATTGTCATATGACTGCACAAAGCATAAGGAATATGCAAAACACATAGAGCAACAAAGACTAGTGCAGTTTCTGATGGGCTTGAACGAAACATATGCACAAGCAAGGAGTCAAGTATTGTTGACTGTCCCTGTTCCCACTCTCAATCATGCATACAATATGATTATGCAGGATGAAAGCCAAAGAGTACAATCAAATATGATATCACAGGTAGCTCCACCTTTGCAGCAACTTGATTTGAATGATCCTACAACCTTGGCTTCTATTCAGAGTAACAGATTCAGAAAGAGCAATGGAAACAAT GGAAATTCAAGAGGAAGCAGGGGACCTATAGCCAACAATGTGAGTTGTGTTGAGAAATCTGAAGGAACTAGCTCGATAGGCAGCTCATCAGGGCCTAGTAGTATGCCATTCTTCACTCCAGAACAATACCATCAACTGTTGAAATTGATTGACAAAGAGCCAACAATATCAGATGCAAGGGTAAACATGGCAGGTATAGCTGACTTCCTTAATGCATGTTTCTCTGTAGGCTCTAAGACTAACTATTGG GACCTCTACAGTGGCAAGGTGAGGAGGATTGGTAAAGAGAAGGATGAGCTCTACATACTTCAACCTGCCAAGATACCGTCACCTGTCAAAGTACCTGAAACATCTTCAACTCCTGCTTTCAAATCCTTTATACCTTCAACAATTCCAGTCTCTACAACTCCAGTCCCAAAGTCCTCTAGTGTCTCGTCAAATTCTTGTATACATTCTTTCATTTGGCACCAAAGATTTGGTCATGCTCCAATAGCAGTATTACAAAAGATTCCTTCATTGAAGAATCACTTATTGAATAAAGACACTCTGAATTGTACTGTTTGTCCTTTAGCAAG ATTACCATCCTCAGTCTTCTTTGGGAAGTCCCCATATGAGGTGTTTCATGGACACCTTCCTATACTTGATATCATTAGAGTCTTTAGATATCTTTGCTATGCAACTACCTTAAATAATACAGACAAGTTTTCTCAAAGATCCAGGCCTGCTATCTTTATGGGTTATTCAACTTCTCAAAAGGGTTACATGCTATACAATATCTCCACTGGAACATTCTTTGTTAGTAGGGATGTTTCCTTTATGGAGACTGTGTTTCCTTCTAAATATCCTAAATCCACTTTTCTACATACTCTATCTTCAGGTTCAATACCTACATTTCCCACCAGTGTTACAGCTTCTACTTATGATGATTCCTTTCCAGCATTATCACCTTCAATTCCTGCACCTGATCCTCCTTCACCTTCTTGTGATTATCCCTTATCTCAATATCTGTCATCTCCATCTACTTTCTTTCCTACTTCATTTCCAATTCACTCATTTCCATTTACGTCTCCTATTTCTTCTCTTGCACCAACATCATCTCCTGTACGGCCTACTCCTTTTGCAACTCTGTCCTCAGCACTACATTACCAGAATTTTCCTCCTCTTTCTACAACTCCCGTGATAAAAATCTGGCAGACCATCAAAACCTCCCTTATGGCTTACAGACTTTGTTCATCAAGTCAAACTTTCATCCTTCACACCTTAATCCATCACTGA